The genomic interval ATGTACCTCTTTGAGAGAGGGATTCCCTCAACCGTTATCCTGCCGAACTGCACCATGTGGTATTCCCTTAGACCCAACTTCCTGATTATCGTCCTCTGAACCTCCACATGAGGTTCGAACTCCTTGCTGCGGAACGCATGAGTTACCCCAGTTAGGGAGTCCATGACGCTGACCGAGAAGTCGTAAACGGGGTATACTCTGAACCTGTTCCCATGGATTGGGTGGGGTGCTTCTACTATCCTGAAGATGCCCGGGTCCCTCATGGTTATATTGGGATGCCTCATGTCCGTCTTGAGTCTTAGGTGGGCCTCCCCTTCCCTGAAATCTCCCTCAAGCATCCTTTCCCACAGCTCCAAGTTGACATCCACTGGCTGATTCCTGTGCTCGCACTCCCTTCCCTCCCTCCTCCAACGACGAACCTTCTCAGCCGGACATGTGCATACGTAGGCATCCCCCTGTCTTATCAGCTTCTCCGCCAGTTCGTACATCTTGGGGATGTGATAGGATTCTATGATCTCCTCGTCCCATTTACCCGGCGACAGACCGAGTTCCCTCTCGGCAGCCTCGAGTAACCTAGAGAACTCCTCCCTTATGGCATCGTAGAACTCCAGCCTCTCCACCCTAGGATTGGTGTCCTCGAATCTCAGTAGGAACTTCCCCTTGTATATCCTAGCGTATATGAAGGGAACTAACAGTCCTTTAGCGTGCCCCAGCGTCGGATAACCGTTGGGTTCCGGTGCCACTCTCGTCACGACATTACCTTCCTCAGCCCCCTCTAGAGGTGGCCACACCCTCTCCTGCGGCTTTTTCTCCCTCTTAGGTGGAGTGGCTATCTCTTTCAGGGCTTCAAGAGGCATCTCATTGACCTGGGAGACCATTTTCTCCACCA from Thermoproteota archaeon carries:
- a CDS encoding glutamate--tRNA ligase family protein, producing MDGWSLMGVNLEELRDLILKLAAENALKYGKANPKAVLGKLMASRPDLRPKARELASLVEKMVSQVNEMPLEALKEIATPPKREKKPQERVWPPLEGAEEGNVVTRVAPEPNGYPTLGHAKGLLVPFIYARIYKGKFLLRFEDTNPRVERLEFYDAIREEFSRLLEAAERELGLSPGKWDEEIIESYHIPKMYELAEKLIRQGDAYVCTCPAEKVRRWRREGRECEHRNQPVDVNLELWERMLEGDFREGEAHLRLKTDMRHPNITMRDPGIFRIVEAPHPIHGNRFRVYPVYDFSVSVMDSLTGVTHAFRSKEFEPHVEVQRTIIRKLGLREYHMVQFGRITVEGIPLSKRY